From Pseudoalteromonas viridis, the proteins below share one genomic window:
- the tyrS gene encoding tyrosine--tRNA ligase → MDIDTALAEIKRGAEEILIEEDLKERLKSGKKLRIKAGFDPTAPDLHLGHTVLINKLKTFQDLGHEVIFLIGDFTGMIGDPTGKNVTRKPLTREDVLANAETYKEQVFKILDPAKTTVAFNSEWMEKLGSAGMIKLAARQTVARMLERDDFKKRYAGGQSIAIHEFLYPLVQGWDSVALQADVELGGTDQRFNLLMGRELQKEEGQKPQTVLMMPLLEGTDGVQKMSKSLGNYIGITDAPNDMFGKVMSISDELMWRYYELLSAKSLEEIAGLKEEVAGGRNPRDIKIEFAKEMIARFHSEADAEAAHQDFIKRFQKNALPDDIPEVTITIEEPATFITNVLKEAGLVASTSEAMRMIKQGAVKLNGEEKVTDSKLSVEKGSTAIYQVGKRKFAKISVE, encoded by the coding sequence GTGGATATAGATACGGCATTGGCAGAGATAAAGCGTGGTGCTGAAGAAATTCTGATTGAAGAAGATTTAAAGGAAAGGCTGAAGTCAGGTAAAAAATTGCGGATCAAGGCGGGTTTCGATCCAACAGCCCCGGATCTGCACTTGGGTCATACGGTTCTTATTAACAAGCTAAAAACTTTCCAAGACTTAGGTCACGAGGTTATTTTCCTGATCGGTGATTTCACCGGCATGATTGGCGACCCGACGGGTAAAAATGTCACCCGTAAACCCCTTACTCGTGAAGACGTGTTAGCCAACGCTGAAACATATAAAGAGCAGGTATTTAAGATCCTCGATCCGGCCAAAACTACCGTGGCGTTCAACTCCGAGTGGATGGAGAAATTAGGCAGTGCGGGCATGATCAAGCTTGCAGCACGGCAAACGGTTGCGCGCATGCTAGAACGTGATGATTTCAAAAAGCGTTATGCCGGCGGCCAGTCAATTGCCATCCATGAATTCCTTTACCCGCTGGTGCAGGGTTGGGACTCTGTGGCCCTGCAAGCAGATGTCGAACTCGGTGGTACCGATCAGCGCTTTAACTTGTTGATGGGCAGAGAGTTACAAAAAGAAGAAGGTCAGAAGCCACAAACCGTGCTGATGATGCCTCTACTTGAAGGCACCGACGGCGTGCAGAAGATGTCTAAGTCACTGGGTAACTATATTGGTATCACAGACGCGCCAAACGACATGTTTGGTAAAGTGATGTCGATTTCAGATGAGCTGATGTGGCGTTATTACGAGTTGCTAAGTGCCAAGTCGCTGGAAGAAATTGCTGGTCTTAAAGAAGAAGTGGCTGGTGGTCGTAACCCAAGAGACATCAAGATTGAATTTGCCAAAGAAATGATTGCGCGTTTCCACAGCGAAGCAGACGCAGAAGCCGCGCATCAGGACTTTATCAAGCGTTTTCAGAAAAATGCGCTGCCTGATGATATCCCTGAAGTGACTATCACTATTGAGGAACCTGCGACTTTTATTACCAATGTGTTGAAAGAAGCGGGCCTGGTTGCCAGTACGTCAGAAGCGATGCGCATGATTAAGCAAGGTGCGGTGAAACTCAATGGCGAAGAAAAAGTGACGGATTCTAAGCTGAGCGTTGAAAAAGGCTCAACCGCGATTTACCAGGTGGGTAAACGTAAGTTCGCCAAAATCAGCGTTGAATGA
- a CDS encoding peptidoglycan DD-metalloendopeptidase family protein — MVHAVHKLPKKHKLLILGLLSAMVAIALIPSEKATASRDHDKDALEVGKRYELPLNVSEQQPELTELSEAPAAVEQPLAPEAPQYDFVDHQVRNGDSLAVIFKRAGFSAQTLHKLVNTNAETRKLTKIHPGEVLSFASDAQGELLQLKYVLSKTDTLLVSRTDEGSYATRIESKEIETVEKSAGGEIKSSFWTAGITAGLSERQIMNFAHIFGWDVDFANDIRKGDQFSLIYESHFVDGEEIGTGKIIAAEFINQGERYTAVRHSDGDFYTPEGRSMKKAFLRAPVDFKYISSNFNPRRLHPVTGRVSAHRGIDYAARTGTPVVSAGNGKVIKSGYNRLNGNYVFIQHGSQYVTKYLHLHKRHVKQGQKVKQGQKIGTVGATGRVTGAHLHYEFLVNGVHRNPRTVKLPKSQPLPAAELATFKPLAQQMLAKLERNRELMLALNN; from the coding sequence ATGGTACATGCAGTGCACAAACTCCCAAAAAAACACAAGTTGCTGATCCTGGGCTTGCTGTCAGCAATGGTCGCTATTGCACTCATTCCGTCTGAGAAGGCAACAGCCTCCCGAGATCACGACAAAGACGCACTCGAAGTGGGCAAGCGTTATGAGCTCCCTTTGAATGTCAGTGAGCAACAGCCTGAACTGACAGAGCTCAGCGAAGCGCCAGCTGCTGTTGAACAGCCACTTGCGCCCGAAGCCCCCCAGTACGACTTCGTTGACCATCAGGTTCGCAATGGCGACAGCCTCGCGGTGATATTTAAACGCGCCGGATTTTCAGCACAAACACTTCATAAACTCGTAAACACCAACGCCGAAACACGCAAGCTCACCAAGATCCATCCCGGTGAAGTACTGAGTTTTGCCAGTGATGCGCAAGGTGAATTGCTGCAGCTTAAATATGTGCTGTCTAAAACCGACACTTTGCTGGTCAGCCGCACAGACGAAGGCAGTTACGCCACACGCATCGAAAGCAAAGAAATTGAGACGGTCGAAAAATCTGCCGGTGGTGAGATCAAGTCCAGCTTCTGGACCGCAGGTATTACCGCGGGCCTGTCTGAGCGTCAAATCATGAACTTTGCCCATATCTTTGGTTGGGATGTCGACTTTGCCAACGATATTCGTAAAGGCGATCAATTTTCTCTGATCTACGAATCACATTTTGTGGACGGTGAAGAGATAGGCACAGGCAAGATCATCGCTGCAGAGTTTATTAATCAGGGCGAGCGTTACACGGCTGTGCGCCACTCTGACGGTGACTTTTACACCCCAGAAGGTCGCAGCATGAAAAAAGCCTTCTTGCGTGCCCCGGTCGATTTCAAGTATATCAGCTCTAACTTTAATCCACGCCGTCTGCACCCGGTCACCGGTCGTGTGTCTGCACACAGAGGCATAGACTATGCCGCCAGAACCGGCACACCAGTGGTATCGGCGGGTAATGGTAAAGTGATCAAATCGGGCTATAACCGTCTCAATGGTAATTACGTGTTTATCCAGCACGGCAGCCAGTATGTGACTAAGTACCTGCATCTGCACAAGCGCCATGTTAAACAAGGCCAGAAGGTCAAACAGGGCCAGAAGATTGGTACTGTTGGCGCGACCGGGCGTGTTACTGGTGCGCACCTGCACTACGAGTTTCTGGTTAACGGAGTGCACCGCAACCCGCGCACCGTCAAGCTGCCTAAGTCGCAACCCTTGCCTGCGGCTGAGCTGGCAACATTTAAGCCACTGGCACAGCAGATGCTGGCCAAGCTGGAACGTAATCGTGAGCTGATGTTAGCACTGAATAATTAA